In Alteromonas naphthalenivorans, one DNA window encodes the following:
- a CDS encoding YcjX family protein, whose product MQNSLSSLLDKVRSAASASGETLSDIFSKETHRFTITGLSRSGKSMLFTSLMTMLKSRSEEGYACMPLLRYLPPSQVEFMRIEPIGGYKPFPLDENMAALAEGRWPAATEEAYGFKLIVRLTQTTSIKRHVLPHTDIVFEFIDYPGEWITDIPMLGKTYAQWSDSAWAQLSSGPQQHFANEWKTVVNAFDFEQSPTQDNINELVSAYRHYLVIAKKNGISLLQPGSFLLDSSDFDWQQLGFAPLPSSITSDVSHPWYKAFESHFTAFQKDWLTPLKQSVFRETDKQIILVDLFEGLNHSRQHLYQLKETLSHLADTFVYGQTGWFARNVMRKEAIGRVAFVATKADLIPVSERENLLSLLKQVTEGARARFVDKPIQFEHFLVSAIQVTDEGGSPNALRYQDAENGYVEAAFEPIPASLKAMEADAHFPVLNTQVPQDYMARILSGRGLDRLLQFLLAEGVSNE is encoded by the coding sequence ATGCAAAACAGTTTGTCTTCTTTACTTGATAAGGTGCGCTCAGCCGCGTCTGCATCAGGGGAAACCCTGTCTGATATCTTCAGTAAAGAAACCCATAGGTTTACCATTACCGGCTTAAGCCGAAGTGGCAAATCTATGTTGTTCACCAGCTTAATGACCATGCTGAAAAGTCGTAGCGAAGAGGGTTATGCTTGTATGCCTTTGTTGCGATACCTTCCGCCTTCACAGGTTGAGTTCATGCGGATTGAACCCATAGGCGGGTACAAGCCATTTCCTCTTGATGAGAACATGGCTGCACTGGCTGAGGGCCGCTGGCCTGCCGCTACGGAAGAGGCTTATGGTTTTAAGCTTATCGTGCGGTTAACACAAACCACCAGTATTAAGCGCCACGTGCTACCCCATACCGATATTGTTTTTGAGTTTATCGACTACCCAGGGGAGTGGATAACTGATATCCCCATGCTAGGTAAAACCTACGCCCAGTGGTCTGATTCTGCGTGGGCACAGTTAAGCAGCGGCCCCCAGCAGCATTTTGCGAATGAGTGGAAAACCGTTGTGAATGCCTTTGACTTCGAGCAATCACCTACTCAAGATAATATTAATGAACTTGTAAGTGCCTATCGACACTATTTAGTGATAGCGAAAAAAAATGGTATATCCCTACTACAACCTGGCAGTTTTTTATTAGATTCAAGTGATTTCGATTGGCAGCAGCTAGGGTTTGCGCCGTTACCGTCGAGTATTACCAGCGACGTATCTCATCCTTGGTACAAAGCATTTGAAAGCCATTTTACTGCGTTTCAAAAAGACTGGTTAACACCGTTAAAGCAGTCTGTATTTCGAGAAACCGATAAACAAATTATTTTGGTGGATTTATTCGAGGGTTTAAATCACAGCCGTCAGCATTTGTATCAATTAAAAGAAACGCTTAGTCATTTGGCCGACACCTTTGTGTACGGCCAAACAGGGTGGTTTGCCCGCAATGTTATGCGTAAAGAAGCCATTGGCCGAGTGGCTTTTGTGGCCACAAAAGCTGATTTAATACCGGTGTCTGAACGGGAAAACTTGTTATCGTTACTTAAGCAGGTTACTGAAGGGGCCAGAGCCCGTTTTGTTGATAAACCCATTCAGTTTGAGCACTTTTTAGTATCGGCAATACAGGTGACTGATGAAGGTGGTTCGCCGAACGCATTGCGCTATCAAGATGCCGAGAATGGCTACGTAGAAGCGGCATTTGAACCTATACCTGCTTCACTTAAAGCCATGGAAGCAGATGCACACTTTCCTGTATTGAACACCCAAGTGCCACAAGATTATATGGCGCGAATACTATCCGGCAGAGGATTGGACAGATTACTCCAGTTCTTGTTGGCTGAAGGAGTTTCCAATGAATAA
- a CDS encoding carboxymuconolactone decarboxylase family protein, with protein sequence MSKSYPDITKRISDNMKSLRAGIPDTMQGFSAMAKAATQDGALDKKTKELIALAIGISTRCDGCIGFHVKALVDLDVTKEELEETLGMAIYMGGGPSLMYAADAMLAYEQFTQG encoded by the coding sequence ATGAGCAAGTCGTACCCTGATATAACCAAACGCATTTCAGATAACATGAAGTCGCTTCGTGCTGGCATACCCGACACTATGCAAGGGTTTTCAGCCATGGCGAAAGCCGCGACTCAAGACGGCGCGCTAGATAAAAAGACCAAAGAGCTGATTGCATTGGCTATTGGTATTTCAACACGGTGCGACGGCTGTATTGGCTTTCATGTAAAAGCATTGGTCGATTTAGACGTAACCAAAGAAGAGTTAGAAGAAACACTAGGGATGGCAATTTATATGGGCGGTGGCCCGTCCCTGATGTACGCTGCTGATGCCATGTTAGCCTACGAGCAATTTACTCAGGGGTAA
- a CDS encoding MBL fold metallo-hydrolase has protein sequence MKIHTISGYIQHIYLAEHEHGLLLLDGCSRADVETVSQFITDTLHRPLSDLKLIVVTHMHPDHAGGAVRLKALTGAPIAAHPKAKSWYAGLMGRAAHAIDLGLTWWVANRIGKQRESIWYNPVLRADILLEDEQNLPFFNEWKVLYSPGHTDHDLTIMHEPTRQAYVADLLVKVKGELVPPYPLCHPNQYRKSLQRIAQSSIETIFCAHVAPVQLTDIPFDHVIENAPTLPKNHWHSAKNRINRKLFGKTAQH, from the coding sequence ATGAAGATCCACACCATTTCTGGCTACATTCAACATATATACTTGGCTGAGCACGAGCATGGCCTACTGTTGTTAGATGGGTGTAGTCGCGCAGACGTTGAAACAGTGAGCCAGTTTATTACTGATACTTTACATCGGCCATTAAGTGACTTAAAACTGATTGTGGTAACACACATGCACCCCGACCATGCTGGTGGGGCAGTTCGACTAAAAGCGTTAACCGGGGCGCCTATTGCTGCGCACCCCAAAGCAAAAAGTTGGTATGCAGGCTTAATGGGTAGAGCAGCCCACGCCATTGATTTGGGCTTAACGTGGTGGGTGGCAAACCGTATAGGCAAGCAGCGTGAGTCTATTTGGTATAACCCTGTATTGCGTGCTGATATTTTGCTGGAAGACGAGCAAAATCTGCCCTTTTTTAACGAGTGGAAAGTGCTATATTCACCCGGGCACACTGACCACGATCTCACTATTATGCACGAACCTACGCGGCAAGCGTACGTGGCCGATTTATTGGTGAAAGTAAAAGGTGAGTTAGTACCACCTTACCCTCTATGCCATCCAAACCAGTACCGTAAGTCGTTGCAGCGCATTGCGCAGTCGTCTATAGAAACTATTTTCTGCGCCCATGTTGCCCCAGTACAATTGACTGATATTCCTTTCGACCACGTTATCGAGAACGCGCCTACCTTGCCAAAGAATCACTGGCACTCAGCTAAAAACCGTATAAATCGAAAGCTGTTTGGCAAAACCGCTCAGCACTAG
- a CDS encoding LysR family transcriptional regulator: protein MQDNRQFEKLDLNLLKVFEALWQQRNMTHAAESLHITPSAVSHAMRRFREILGDPLFAREKNHMLPTAACERLAPQILEALANIRRALSEFTVFNPAHSHQRFVIAMQESLELSVLPALLAKLEVHAPNVEIVSARLNRDTMVADLSNRNLHLVVDIGRPISPPVEHCLLTRDNYAVLMNTQHALRNSLSAAAYLNARHITVSNRIKGASVEEIALQQLGVSRPSLWRCQNYRAAAEVTANTNALLTLPGSIASALADENLSIAALPFNLPALETHLYWHQHQEGEPGLMWLKALVLQLFA from the coding sequence ATGCAAGATAATCGGCAATTTGAAAAGCTCGACTTAAACTTACTGAAAGTGTTTGAAGCTTTGTGGCAGCAGCGCAACATGACTCATGCGGCGGAGTCGCTGCATATCACCCCATCAGCGGTTAGCCACGCTATGAGGCGGTTTCGCGAAATTCTTGGCGACCCACTATTTGCTCGTGAAAAAAATCATATGCTGCCTACGGCCGCCTGCGAACGGTTAGCACCTCAAATTCTAGAGGCGTTAGCCAATATTCGTCGAGCATTAAGTGAATTTACCGTCTTTAACCCCGCTCACAGCCATCAGCGTTTCGTTATTGCCATGCAAGAGTCGTTAGAACTTAGTGTGTTGCCGGCACTATTGGCCAAGCTTGAAGTGCATGCGCCTAATGTTGAAATTGTCAGTGCGCGACTAAATCGCGACACTATGGTAGCCGACTTAAGCAATCGCAATTTACATTTAGTGGTAGACATTGGCCGACCCATTTCACCGCCGGTTGAACACTGTTTGCTAACCCGAGATAACTACGCTGTATTAATGAATACTCAGCATGCCTTGCGTAACAGCCTAAGTGCAGCGGCTTATTTAAATGCGCGGCATATAACGGTATCGAATAGAATAAAAGGAGCCTCGGTAGAGGAGATAGCTCTACAGCAACTTGGCGTAAGTCGCCCTTCGCTATGGCGTTGTCAAAACTACCGGGCCGCGGCAGAAGTTACCGCGAATACCAACGCACTGTTAACCTTACCAGGCTCTATTGCCAGCGCCCTTGCTGACGAAAACTTAAGTATCGCAGCACTGCCCTTCAACCTACCCGCATTGGAAACACATCTGTACTGGCATCAGCATCAAGAAGGTGAGCCAGGGTTAATGTGGCTTAAGGCTCTGGTATTACAGCTGTTTGCGTAA
- a CDS encoding acyl-CoA dehydrogenase family protein: MDFSHNDKTNALLEKLDAFIAEHIEPIENEVYDFHHKENHHGDWKKWKLHPGTEALKQKAREAGLANLFLPDAELGKGLTTLEYAPMAERMGRFLFAPEIFNCNAPDTGNMEVLYHFGNDAQKAKWLTPLLAGEIRSVFGMTEPDVASSDATNMAATIIEDGDDVVINGKKWWSTGLGHPNAAFTIFMGLSNPENDKHSRHSMVIVPLDTPGITITRMLDAYGDYDAPYGHGEMHFDNVRVSKENLVMGLGKGFAIAQGRLGPGRIHHCMRAIGMAEKSLELALKRGHERVAFGKPIIRLGGNLERVAEARMAIEQARLLTLHAAWKIDNLGVKHAMTEISAIKVVVPNMLQSVVDMALQIHGGAGMCSDFPLARFAAGARALRLADGPDEVHKGMVSRIELRKYQ, from the coding sequence ATGGATTTTTCGCATAACGATAAAACAAACGCCCTACTCGAAAAACTTGATGCATTTATTGCTGAACATATCGAGCCCATTGAAAATGAAGTTTATGATTTTCATCATAAAGAGAACCACCACGGTGATTGGAAAAAGTGGAAGCTACACCCTGGCACCGAGGCACTAAAACAAAAAGCGCGAGAAGCAGGTTTAGCTAATTTATTTTTGCCCGATGCTGAGCTTGGTAAAGGACTAACCACGCTAGAATATGCGCCTATGGCTGAGCGTATGGGCAGATTTCTTTTCGCCCCTGAAATATTCAACTGTAACGCGCCAGATACGGGAAACATGGAAGTGCTTTATCACTTTGGTAACGATGCCCAAAAAGCCAAGTGGCTTACCCCATTGCTAGCAGGTGAAATACGTTCCGTGTTTGGTATGACGGAGCCCGATGTTGCCTCCTCTGACGCCACCAACATGGCAGCGACTATTATTGAAGATGGCGATGATGTAGTGATCAACGGCAAAAAGTGGTGGTCTACCGGTTTGGGGCATCCCAACGCTGCTTTCACTATATTCATGGGTTTATCTAACCCTGAAAACGACAAGCACAGCCGCCATAGTATGGTGATTGTGCCACTTGATACACCGGGAATTACTATAACCCGCATGCTTGATGCCTACGGCGATTACGATGCCCCTTACGGTCATGGTGAAATGCATTTTGATAATGTACGGGTAAGCAAAGAAAACCTGGTGATGGGTTTAGGCAAAGGCTTTGCTATAGCTCAAGGGCGCTTAGGGCCTGGCCGTATTCACCATTGTATGCGCGCTATCGGCATGGCTGAAAAATCACTTGAACTTGCCCTTAAGCGTGGGCACGAACGTGTCGCGTTTGGTAAGCCTATTATCCGCTTAGGCGGTAATTTAGAGCGAGTTGCTGAAGCTCGAATGGCCATAGAGCAAGCAAGGCTATTAACCCTTCATGCGGCATGGAAGATAGACAACCTTGGGGTGAAGCACGCCATGACAGAAATATCTGCCATTAAAGTGGTGGTGCCAAACATGCTGCAATCGGTCGTAGACATGGCCCTGCAAATTCATGGTGGTGCTGGCATGTGTAGCGACTTCCCATTAGCACGCTTTGCTGCAGGTGCTCGCGCACTACGATTAGCTGATGGCCCTGATGAAGTGCATAAAGGCATGGTGTCGCGGATAGAGCTTAGAAAGTATCAATAA
- a CDS encoding ABC transporter permease: MKMNNVLHLSVKELWSLWRDPVMLVLIFYVFTLNIYTAATAVPESLHNAPIAFVDHDRSQLSHRVIDGFVPPYFLTPDIITDQEVNPSLDTGKYTFVVTIPPEFEKDVMKGSVPDVQVNVDATRISQAFTGNGYITEIIGEEVAAYVAGYKSETSYIVDLIMRARFNPALESFWFGSVMELINAVTMIAIILSGAALIREKERGTVEHLLAMPVSSSEIMLSKIAATLLMVWLATLMSVYLVIQYVLGVPINGDVWLFMLAVAIHLFAVSSLGIFMATIARSMPQFGLLLILVLLPLQLLSGGVTPRESMPDLIQNIMLIAPNTHFVMASQGVLYRGAGLSVVYPQLIALTFIGGVFYYIALRRFKSTVGSMA; encoded by the coding sequence ATGAAGATGAATAATGTATTACACCTTAGCGTAAAAGAACTGTGGAGCTTATGGCGCGACCCTGTGATGTTGGTGCTCATTTTCTATGTATTCACCTTAAACATTTACACTGCGGCCACAGCAGTACCTGAGTCTTTGCATAACGCGCCTATCGCGTTTGTAGATCACGACCGTTCGCAGCTTTCTCATCGGGTAATAGACGGCTTCGTGCCACCTTATTTTTTAACACCTGATATTATTACAGATCAGGAGGTTAACCCCAGCTTAGATACAGGCAAGTACACCTTTGTAGTGACCATACCGCCTGAATTCGAAAAAGACGTGATGAAGGGGTCAGTACCTGATGTACAAGTTAACGTAGATGCTACCCGCATTAGCCAGGCGTTTACCGGTAACGGCTATATTACGGAAATTATCGGCGAAGAGGTGGCCGCTTATGTGGCTGGGTATAAGTCAGAAACCAGTTACATTGTAGACTTAATCATGCGCGCACGGTTTAACCCCGCATTAGAAAGTTTTTGGTTTGGCTCCGTTATGGAGCTCATTAATGCGGTGACCATGATTGCCATTATTTTATCGGGCGCGGCGCTTATTCGAGAAAAAGAGCGGGGTACGGTAGAGCACTTGCTGGCAATGCCGGTATCTAGCAGTGAAATTATGTTGTCGAAAATTGCCGCTACCTTATTGATGGTATGGCTTGCTACACTCATGTCTGTGTACTTAGTGATTCAATATGTACTGGGCGTTCCCATAAATGGCGACGTGTGGTTATTTATGCTGGCGGTGGCCATTCACCTGTTTGCGGTGAGTAGTTTAGGTATATTCATGGCAACCATCGCGCGCTCTATGCCACAGTTTGGGCTTTTATTGATTCTAGTATTATTACCGCTTCAGTTGCTGTCTGGTGGTGTAACACCAAGAGAAAGTATGCCTGACTTAATTCAAAACATTATGCTTATTGCGCCTAATACTCATTTTGTTATGGCATCACAAGGTGTGCTGTACAGAGGGGCTGGGCTAAGTGTGGTGTACCCTCAACTTATTGCGCTAACATTTATTGGTGGGGTATTTTATTATATTGCCCTACGTCGATTTAAAAGCACCGTGGGTAGCATGGCTTAA
- the rbbA gene encoding ribosome-associated ATPase/putative transporter RbbA — protein MKDVITCEGLTVHYKSTTAIADISLHIPRGATVGFIGPDGVGKSTLLSLIAGERALQQGTLNVLDGDMRERAHREAICADIAYMPQGLGKNLYPTLSVEENLQFFAKLFGHGRAERRKRIDNLTKRTGLFPFLSRPAGKLSGGMKQKLGLCCALIHDPKLLILDEPTTGVDPLARSQFWRLIADIRKGQVDLTVLVATAYMDEAQQFEHLIAMNDGKVLATGTPKELLAKTQTDNLESAFIALLPESIRRKHLPVVITPIDESAHAPIAIEAKSLTMKFGDFTAVDNVSFSIKKGEIFGFLGSNGCGKSTTMKMLTGLLPQTAGEAWMLGSVLDPNDIATRYRVGYMSQSFSLYTELTVEQNLVLHARLFTQANTQDNKQREARVQEMLERFSLSHHKDALPASLPLGLRQRLSLAVAMVHKPEVLILDEPTSGVDPIARDNFWRLLITLAREDGVTIFISTHFMNEAARCDRISLMHAGKVLVTDSPEAIVAHKQAATLEEAFIDYLEAAQPSKDDVQSEEASLKKGVSSAGQEAIPEKENTSAVPAATKQKSRYRQSLQRLMSYATRETLELMRDPIRLTMAFLGSIVLMLVIGYGITMDVEDLQYAVFDRDKSAISEQYTNSLAGSRYFVTQPDITSYEDMDRRMKSGELSLAIEIPPDFGQKLYKGENVQIAAWIDGSMPSRAETIEGYVEGIHLTWLLEQASQMSTTTSTSLIDVQSRYLYNPDIKSLVAIVPAVIPMLLLMIPALLTSLAVVREKELGSIINLYVTPVSKLEFLLGKQVPYILTSFVSFILLVLMAVYFFKVPLKGDVFAFAIIALLFVTFSTSFGLLASVFTNSQIAAILLTTIGTMVPAVQFAGMITPVSALEGIGKVIGEMHPISYFLLASRGIFSKGLGFGTLDFAVYAIAIGIPVTLWLSVVLLKKQER, from the coding sequence ATGAAAGACGTCATTACCTGCGAAGGTCTGACGGTTCATTACAAATCAACTACCGCCATCGCAGACATCTCACTTCACATTCCGCGCGGTGCAACGGTAGGTTTCATTGGGCCTGATGGCGTGGGGAAATCTACGCTTTTATCGCTTATTGCTGGTGAACGGGCGTTGCAGCAAGGTACGCTTAATGTCCTTGATGGCGACATGCGTGAGCGGGCTCACCGAGAAGCCATTTGTGCGGATATTGCCTACATGCCACAGGGATTGGGCAAGAATCTATATCCCACCTTATCGGTTGAAGAAAACTTACAGTTTTTCGCCAAGCTATTTGGGCACGGACGCGCCGAGCGTCGCAAACGTATCGACAATTTAACTAAGCGCACCGGGCTGTTTCCTTTTTTATCTCGCCCTGCGGGCAAGCTGTCTGGTGGAATGAAGCAAAAGTTAGGCTTATGCTGTGCCCTTATTCACGATCCTAAATTACTGATTTTAGATGAGCCTACTACCGGCGTAGATCCGTTAGCGCGCAGTCAATTTTGGCGCTTAATTGCGGATATTCGAAAAGGGCAGGTTGATCTAACGGTGCTGGTTGCCACCGCGTATATGGATGAAGCGCAGCAATTTGAACATCTTATTGCCATGAACGATGGCAAGGTGTTAGCCACAGGTACGCCGAAAGAACTGCTGGCGAAAACCCAAACGGATAATCTAGAGTCGGCATTTATTGCGTTGCTGCCCGAATCGATAAGACGCAAACACCTGCCCGTTGTTATTACCCCCATAGATGAAAGTGCTCACGCGCCTATTGCCATAGAGGCGAAAAGTCTCACCATGAAGTTTGGTGATTTTACTGCGGTTGATAACGTCAGTTTTTCTATTAAAAAAGGCGAGATATTTGGCTTTCTGGGGTCGAATGGCTGTGGTAAATCGACCACCATGAAAATGCTAACTGGGCTATTACCACAAACCGCTGGCGAAGCATGGATGTTAGGCAGCGTATTAGATCCGAACGACATTGCCACGCGATACCGCGTGGGCTATATGTCGCAAAGCTTTTCCTTGTATACCGAGCTTACCGTTGAACAAAATTTGGTACTACACGCGCGGCTATTTACACAGGCTAATACTCAAGATAACAAGCAGCGTGAGGCTCGCGTACAAGAGATGCTTGAGCGCTTTTCACTAAGTCATCACAAAGATGCGTTGCCCGCATCGTTACCGTTAGGGTTGCGTCAACGGTTGTCGTTGGCGGTGGCCATGGTACACAAACCTGAAGTACTGATTCTAGATGAACCCACATCGGGGGTAGACCCCATCGCGAGGGATAATTTCTGGCGTTTGCTCATCACCTTGGCCAGAGAAGATGGTGTGACTATCTTTATTTCCACACACTTTATGAACGAAGCGGCAAGGTGCGATCGCATTTCGCTTATGCACGCTGGCAAAGTGCTGGTAACTGATTCACCTGAGGCCATTGTGGCCCACAAGCAAGCTGCGACCTTAGAAGAAGCGTTTATCGACTACTTAGAGGCCGCGCAGCCAAGTAAAGATGATGTGCAAAGCGAAGAGGCTAGCTTGAAGAAAGGTGTTTCTTCAGCGGGACAAGAAGCCATCCCAGAAAAAGAAAATACCAGCGCAGTGCCTGCGGCTACAAAACAAAAGAGCCGCTATAGACAGTCGCTACAACGTTTAATGAGTTATGCCACCCGTGAAACGCTGGAGTTAATGCGCGACCCTATCCGCTTAACCATGGCATTTTTAGGCTCTATCGTATTGATGCTGGTCATTGGCTACGGCATAACCATGGATGTAGAAGATTTACAATATGCGGTGTTCGACCGCGACAAGTCTGCCATCAGTGAGCAATACACCAATAGCCTTGCAGGTTCACGATATTTTGTTACCCAGCCTGATATAACCAGCTATGAAGATATGGATAGGCGAATGAAAAGTGGCGAGCTGTCACTTGCCATTGAGATACCACCTGATTTTGGTCAAAAGCTATACAAAGGTGAAAATGTACAAATTGCCGCGTGGATAGATGGCTCTATGCCCTCTAGAGCAGAGACCATTGAAGGCTATGTTGAAGGTATCCACTTAACCTGGTTGTTAGAACAAGCCTCTCAAATGAGCACGACCACTTCTACCTCGCTGATTGATGTGCAATCGCGCTACTTGTATAACCCCGATATTAAAAGCTTAGTTGCCATTGTACCTGCGGTTATTCCAATGCTGTTATTGATGATACCGGCGTTGCTTACCTCGTTAGCCGTGGTGCGAGAAAAAGAGCTAGGCTCAATTATTAATTTGTATGTGACGCCAGTATCGAAACTCGAATTTCTGCTGGGCAAACAAGTGCCTTATATCCTTACTTCGTTTGTTAGCTTCATTTTATTGGTACTGATGGCGGTGTACTTTTTTAAAGTACCGCTTAAAGGCGATGTCTTCGCGTTTGCCATTATTGCACTATTATTTGTGACCTTTTCTACCAGTTTTGGCTTGTTGGCGTCTGTTTTTACCAATAGCCAAATTGCCGCTATTCTACTTACTACCATTGGAACCATGGTACCTGCGGTACAATTTGCAGGCATGATTACGCCGGTTTCAGCGCTCGAAGGTATTGGTAAAGTTATTGGAGAAATGCACCCCATAAGCTACTTCTTGTTAGCCAGTCGAGGCATTTTCAGCAAAGGGTTAGGGTTTGGCACTTTAGATTTTGCGGTATATGCCATAGCGATTGGCATTCCCGTTACTCTGTGGTTGTCAGTGGTGCTACTTAAGAAACAGGAACGCTAA
- a CDS encoding HlyD family secretion protein produces the protein MKTVKKTPFVLVLLLMVLLVLGYNALFGDAEQEDVVSSNGRIEAIEIGIAAKVAGRVEAIFVDEGEQVEEGMLVAELDTTTIKGQLRQANAQRVQAQSAVAAAHMAIAQRESEKVALQAALLQTEAELKAAEAHARRTNELSKTGAVSKQLAEDNLTTVESAKAAVNAASARLAAADATIEASKSQYLSAQAAVTASDATIAQIESEIDDMLLKAPRNGRIQYRVVQPGEVVAAGGRVLSLVDLTNVYMTFYLPATQVGRLSIGSEARIVLDAASDISIPASISYVADVAQFTPRSVETESEREKLMFRVKAQIPKDLLQKHIEKVKTGLPGVVWVKLDDDAAWPSDVPELVAL, from the coding sequence GTGAAGACAGTGAAGAAGACCCCCTTCGTTTTAGTTCTTTTGTTGATGGTATTGTTAGTGCTTGGCTATAACGCCTTATTCGGTGACGCCGAACAAGAAGATGTGGTGTCGAGTAATGGCCGAATTGAAGCGATTGAAATTGGTATTGCTGCCAAGGTGGCGGGAAGAGTAGAAGCTATTTTTGTAGATGAAGGCGAGCAAGTAGAAGAGGGAATGCTAGTCGCAGAGCTTGATACTACAACGATTAAAGGTCAGCTTCGTCAAGCTAATGCCCAGCGAGTTCAGGCGCAAAGTGCAGTAGCCGCAGCGCACATGGCCATTGCACAGCGTGAGAGCGAAAAGGTGGCCTTACAAGCTGCGTTGCTTCAAACCGAAGCCGAACTAAAAGCGGCAGAAGCCCATGCAAGACGCACCAATGAATTATCAAAAACCGGTGCGGTGTCGAAACAGTTAGCCGAAGATAACTTAACCACGGTAGAAAGTGCGAAGGCGGCAGTGAATGCTGCTTCGGCAAGACTTGCTGCCGCAGACGCTACCATTGAAGCCTCTAAATCTCAGTACTTGTCAGCCCAAGCGGCGGTAACGGCAAGCGATGCCACCATCGCGCAAATTGAATCTGAAATAGACGATATGTTATTAAAAGCACCGCGCAACGGGCGTATTCAATACCGTGTTGTGCAACCTGGCGAAGTGGTTGCTGCAGGCGGGCGTGTACTTAGCCTTGTGGATTTAACCAATGTTTATATGACGTTCTATTTGCCTGCTACCCAAGTAGGGCGGCTTTCTATTGGCTCTGAAGCACGTATTGTTTTAGATGCTGCATCTGATATTTCTATTCCCGCCAGCATTTCTTATGTGGCAGATGTCGCCCAATTTACGCCTCGTTCAGTGGAAACTGAAAGTGAGCGAGAAAAATTGATGTTCCGGGTAAAAGCACAAATTCCAAAAGACTTGCTGCAAAAGCATATTGAAAAAGTGAAGACAGGCCTGCCTGGAGTGGTATGGGTAAAGCTTGATGATGATGCCGCGTGGCCAAGTGATGTGCCTGAATTGGTTGCGCTATGA
- the mmsB gene encoding 3-hydroxyisobutyrate dehydrogenase: protein MTKKIAFIGLGNMGSGMAKNLVKNGFSVLAFDLSSDAMAMAKENGCELAESAKQAVERCDAVVTMLPAGKHVKGIYEETVLPNAKSGTLLLDCSTIDVATAKEVGGMAKAQGLLMVDAPVSGGTKAAGDGTLTFMVGGENTAFEQAEKVLSAMGKKIIHAGECGAGQSAKICNNMLLGASMIATCEAFQLAEKLDLDPQVFFDIASNASGQTWSMTSYCPVKGVGPASPADNDFAGGFAAALMVKDLTLAMQGAESVGAKVPMGERAAELYRAYCEQAQENGGLDFSSIIKTL, encoded by the coding sequence ATGACTAAAAAAATTGCGTTTATTGGCCTAGGTAATATGGGCTCGGGCATGGCAAAAAACCTAGTGAAAAACGGGTTTAGCGTATTGGCGTTTGATTTAAGCAGCGATGCTATGGCCATGGCAAAAGAGAATGGCTGTGAATTAGCCGAGTCTGCCAAGCAAGCCGTAGAGCGCTGTGATGCAGTGGTAACCATGTTACCGGCTGGCAAACACGTTAAGGGCATATACGAAGAAACCGTATTGCCCAATGCAAAATCAGGTACCTTGCTATTAGATTGTTCAACCATAGATGTGGCCACTGCCAAGGAAGTCGGCGGCATGGCAAAAGCGCAGGGCTTGCTTATGGTAGACGCACCAGTATCTGGCGGCACCAAGGCTGCAGGCGACGGCACCCTTACTTTTATGGTGGGAGGAGAAAACACTGCCTTCGAACAGGCAGAAAAAGTACTTTCAGCCATGGGTAAGAAAATTATTCATGCGGGAGAATGTGGGGCAGGGCAATCCGCTAAAATTTGCAATAATATGCTGCTAGGTGCCAGCATGATTGCTACCTGTGAAGCGTTTCAACTAGCTGAAAAGCTAGATTTAGATCCACAAGTATTTTTCGATATTGCGTCGAATGCGTCGGGGCAAACATGGTCGATGACCAGCTACTGCCCAGTAAAGGGGGTAGGCCCAGCGAGCCCCGCGGATAATGACTTTGCCGGTGGTTTTGCCGCAGCGCTTATGGTGAAAGATTTGACCTTAGCCATGCAGGGCGCTGAGTCTGTGGGAGCAAAAGTGCCGATGGGAGAAAGAGCTGCCGAGTTATATCGGGCGTATTGTGAACAAGCACAAGAAAACGGTGGGCTAGATTTTTCTTCTATTATCAAAACCCTTTAG